From Ammospiza caudacuta isolate bAmmCau1 chromosome 31, bAmmCau1.pri, whole genome shotgun sequence, one genomic window encodes:
- the WNT1 gene encoding proto-oncogene Wnt-1, producing the protein MRAAALGLALRALWALALSSLSNTLAVNNSGRWWGIINVASSTNLLTDSKNVQLVLDPSLQLLSRKQRKLIRQNPGILHSVSSGLQTAIKECKWQFRNRRWNCPTSQGPNIFGKIVNRGCRETAFIFAITSAGVTHSVARSCSEGSIESCTCDYRRRGPGGPDWHWGGCSDNIDFGRLFGREFVDSSEKGRDLRFLMNLHNNEAGRMTVFSEMRQECKCHGMSGSCTVRTCWMRLPTFRAVGDVLKDRFDGASRVIYGNKGSNRASRVELHHLEPENPAHKPPSPHDLVYFEKSPNFCTYSGKMGTAGTAGRFCNSSSPGLDGCELLCCGRGYRTRTQRVTERCNCTFHWCCHVSCLNCTNTQVLHECL; encoded by the exons GGGCATCATCAACGTGGCCTCGTCCACCAACCTGCTGACCGACTCCAAGAACGTGCAGCTGGTGCTGgaccccagcctgcagctgctgagccgAAAGCAGCGCAAGCTGATCCGGCAGAACCCCGGCATCCTGCACAGCGTCAGCTCCGGCCTCCAGACCGCCATCAAGGAGTGCAAGTGGCAGTTCCGCAACCGCCGCTGGAACTGCCCCACCTCGCAGGGCCCCAACATCTTCGGCAAAATCGTCAACAGGG GCTGCCGGGAGACAGCGTTCATCTTTGCCATCACCAGCGCTGGCGTGACACACTCGGTGGCCCGGTCGTGCTCGGAGGGGTCCATCGAGTCCTGCACCTGTGACTACCGGCGCCGTGGGCCCGGGGGTCCCGACTGGCACTGGGGGGGCTGCAGTGACAACATCGACTTCGGCCGCCTCTTTGGGAGGGAGTTTGTGGACTCCAGTGAGAAGGGCCGGGACCTGCGTTTCCTCATGAACCTGCACAACAACGAGGCTGGGCGCATG aCTGTCTTCTCGGAGATGCGCCAGGAGTGCAAGTGCCACGGCATGTCGGGCTCCTGCACCGTGCGCACCTGCTGGATGCGGCTGCCCACCTTCCGTGCCGTGGGCGATGTCCTGAAGGATCGCTTCGACGGCGCTTCCCGCGTCATCTACGGCAACAAGGGCAGCAACCGCGCGTCACGGGTGGAGCTGCATCACCTGGAGCCCGAAAACCCGGCCCACAAACCTCCCTCGCCCCACGACCTCGTGTACTTCGAGAAATCGCCCAATTTCTGCACCTACAGCGGGAAGATGGGCACGGCGGGCACGGCTGGGAGGTTCTGCAACAGCTCCTCGCCAGGGCTGGACGGGTGCGAGCTGCTGTGCTGCGGGCGCGGGTACCGCACGCGCACCCAGCGCGTCACCGAGCGCTGCAACTGCACCTTCCACTGGTGCTGCCACGTCAGCTGCCTCAACTGCACCAACACCCAGGTGCTGCACGAGTGCCTGtga